A window of Ananas comosus cultivar F153 linkage group 4, ASM154086v1, whole genome shotgun sequence contains these coding sequences:
- the LOC109708752 gene encoding RNA-binding protein 1-like produces MGEASSSSSPAAAPATVPGKIFVGGISPDTDEAALKEHFERYGKVERAVVVRDWSTGNSRGFGFVTFADDSADAAISASDEREKDRYIIDGKKVDVKRAIPKEHLHGESSRSNSCSRGQNSKGKKIFVGGLPKRITDGEFREYFEKFGVVTDSIVMHKHDHDHAERTPRGFGFVTFASEESAREALKDQFRDLHGKKIEIKRAVPKIVDNNSNPSPTRRGNDDASNNNNVRCNSVPTPFHNFNAHSYAPYYPINSMANPNYSQLFTYYGPCCVDNNVYNLQPYTHYYFPYDDAYGRCYGSPPYAIDYSARYYPWQYWGDEGMIRSDTYMMEEMMRQNMNLHGPVGDFSVDNNATSRAVDCFNNEGSNEAAPRVPTTESEAAAAAAAAEAEGEAESASAAR; encoded by the exons ATGGGAGaagcctcctcctcttcctctccggCGGCGGCTCCAGCTACGGTGCCGGGGAAGATCTTCGTCGGCGGAATCTCGCCGGACACGGATGAGGCGGCGCTCAAGGAGCACTTCGAGCGCTACGGCAAGGTAGAGAGGGCAGTGGTGGTGCGCGATTGGAGCACCGGCAATTCGCGGGGTTTCGGGTTCGTCACCTTCGCCGACGACTCCGCCGACGCCGCGATATCGGCCTCCGACGAGCGCGAGAAGGATCGCTACATCATCGACGGCAaaaag GTTGATGTGAAACGAGCCATACCAAAGGAACATCTGCATGGAGAGTCAAGTAGGAGTAATTCTTGTAGTAGAGGCCAAAACTCCAAAGGAAAGAAGATCTTTGTTGGTGGTCTACCAAAGAGAATTACGGACGGCGAATTCAGGGAATATTTCGAGAAGTTTGGCGTCGTAACGGACTCGATCGTGATGCACAAGCACGATCACGATCACGCCGAAAGGACTCCTAGAGGGTTTGGCTTCGTGACCTTCGCTTCGGAGGAGTCGGCCCGCGAGGCATTGAAGGATCAATTCCGCGACTTGCACGGTAAGAAAATTGAGATCAAGAGAGCAGTGCCCAAGATAGTAGACAACAACTCTAATCCTTCACCGACGCGCCGCGGTAACGAtgatgctagtaataataacaatGTTAGGTGCAATTCAGTACCAACGCCTTTTCATAACTTCAATGCCCACTCGTATGCGCCTTACTACCCGATAAACAGCATGGCTAATCCTAATTACTCACAACTATTTACGTATTATGGTCCCTGCTGTGTTGACAATAATGTTTATAATTTGCAACCATATACGCATTACTACTTTCCCTATGATGATGCATACGGTAGATGCTACGGATCGCCGCCATATGCGATAGATTATTCTGCTCGGTACTATCCTTGGCAGTATTGGGGGGATGAAGGCATGATTCGAAGTGATACTTACATGATGGAAGAAATGATGCGGCAAAATATGAATCTGCATGGCCCAGTGGGTGATTTTAGTGTGGATAATAATGCTACCAGTAGGGCAGTTGATTGTTTTAATAATGAAGGAAGCAATGAAGCTGCACCGCGTGTGCCGACGACGGAATctgaagcagcagcagcagcagcagcagcagaagcagaaggaGAAGCAGAATCCGCCAGTGCTGCCAGATAG
- the LOC109709638 gene encoding E3 ubiquitin-protein ligase RBBP6 isoform X2 has product MAARSPNVRLQKTLSRRDPRSIPKCPQSAPAKSAKSRIIRLSTVTSIPEKMLRSKLKDHPISKLNSTPSANRLNAREKDLTSEKCLTTPRNRNCLTKKEPFLSAKHHHKALFSNIKEEKIESMTPSDGRNQVSEVCNKMRKLNISSLRKDVPSRYLCISSTSKATSGKGEESAIKSAKKGNESAMNLKKKKKRMSCSLKSDRITGRKCNINEPNEAEVDDKSGGSSSISKGDAEASSLEESTSVEREKEDIEKDSDDNKENLSENDKTGDAREETLEKINQKGQKLQSENCGSIPQKTLNASYKTSKGCLKDGGKCKRTTNPRPFRLRTDERSILKETNSDRRRLQIGPLEKEGHGDGVRQNENSSHKQGNQNDVDQKDASVHGNKSKTDRTRTGRIVQSKLFINTKCEKLESHKEKVMKKSKKEIAKVGSPKKTIKTTSSTSAKKGPFCKSEKEKGNSANRAKISKGVRSTTVPKEPKFQQIHFPKGCTKRPQIVMNVN; this is encoded by the exons ATGGCGGCAAGAAGCCCCAATGTTCGGCTTCAGAAGACGCTATCTCGACGAGATCCAAG GTCAATACCAAAATGTCCTCAATCCGCACCTGCGAAGTCGGCGAAGAGTAGGATAATTAGACTAAGCACTGTAACTTCAATACCGGAGAAGATGCTTAGATCCAAGCTTAAAGATCACCCGATTTCGAAATTGAACTCGACCCCCTCCGCCAACCGATTAAATGCGAGAGAAAAAGATCTTACAAGCGAAAAGTGCTTGACGACACCGAGGAACAGGAACTGCTTAACCAAGAAAGAGCCGTTTCTAAGCGCAAAACATCATCACAAAGcactattttcaaatataaaagaggaaaaaattgaaagtatGACTCCTTCTGATGGCCGAAATCAAGTTTCTGAGGTTTGTAATAAGATGAGGAAGCTCAATATTAGTAGTTTAAGAAAGGATGTGCCTAGTAGATACCTTTGCATTTCCTCTACTTCGAAGGCTACTTCGGGAAAAGGTGAAGAGTCTGCGATCAAGAGCGCAAAGAAAGGTAACGAGTCTGCGATgaatttgaagaagaagaagaagagaatgagTTGTTCGCTGAAATCTGATCGAATTACGGGTCGAAAGTGTAACATTAATGAACCTAACGAGGCTGAGGTCGATGACAAGTCGGGCGGTAGTTCAAGTATTTCAAAGGGCGATGCGGAGGCTTCCTCTTTGGAAGAATCAACTTCAGTTGAAAGGGAGAAGGAAGACATCGAAAAGGATTCCGACGATAACAAGGAAAACCTTTCGGAAAATGATAAAACTGG CGATGCTAGAGAAGAAACTTTGGAGAAGATAAACCAAAAAGGCCAGAAATTGCAGTCGGAGAATTGCGGGAGTATTCCTCAAAAG ACACTTAATGCATCATATAAAACCTCTAAAGGATGTCTAAAGGATGGAGGGAAGTGCAAGAGAACGACAAACCCGAGGCCGTTCCGACTCAGAACTGAT GAAAGAAGTATCCTTAAAGAAACGAATTCCGACAGACGACGGCTCCAGATTGGACCTCTGGAGAAAGAAGGCCATGGAGACGGAGTGCGG CAAAATGAGAACTCTTCCCACAAGCAGGGCAACCAAAATGATGTGGACCAAAAAGATGCAAGTGTTCACGGC AACAAAAGCAAAACTGATCGAACTAGGACAGGAAGAATTGTACAATCCAAATTGTTCATCAACACAAAGTGCGAGAAG TTGGAAAGTCACAAGGAGAAGGTAATGAAGAAATCAAAGAAGGAGATTGCAAAAGTGGGATCACCTAAGAAAACTATAAAGACTACAAG TTCTACATCAGCAAAGAAAGGGCCATTCTGCAAATCggaaaaagagaagggaaaTTCCGCCAATAGAGCGAAAATTTCGAAAGGAGTAAGATCTACGACGGTACCGAAAGAGCCGAAATTTCAACAAATACACTTCCCCAAGGGTTGCACAAAGAGGCCACAGATAGTGATGAATGTGAACTAA
- the LOC109709637 gene encoding protein CROWDED NUCLEI 4-like, with amino-acid sequence MSSPRPMATPAISSGGGGGGGAASSPAASGGAVLGDEAIWRRLREAGLDEETVKRRDKAALIAYISKLESEMHEYQHHLGLLIMEKKEWTSKYDQLKASAESSELMHKRERAAQSTALAEAKKREESLKNALGIEKECVLNIEKALHDMRAELAETKVTYESKLAEANQMMEDAQRKSEEAETKLIAARSLETDSIRTRDSALRSLQDVEAREDELRRRLVSFQFEREAKENEISLQRKSLNDSQKILHEEEERLIEKQSLLNQREQYILERLENLSQFEKKLEEEKSIFEGERKALTDERSKLDLNIAALAIREEAIIQKESLLDKRERELLILQETIASKGQVEVQRLIDEQHSIMEKRMREFESEMEKKRSMWEDEMGAKKLSLDERENVLTERANSIQEREKAVEIQLTELAAKQQEVANKLNQIKEEEENLLSSKRAAEVELKNMQKEREDIVKFKADSEKTKNSLEGEKQEVLHAKEKLELTLAERNELLVLKTKLKEEIDSFRAQKIELLAEADKLQAEKERFEIEWELIDEKKEELQKEAERIAEEKTAISQFLKNEHDSIKQEKENLRNQFKNDLESLSREREEFMTNMQHEQANWLSKIQQEREEFKRDIEIQRKELQNSINQREAEIETSLRDKEEEFEQKKAKELQYVTSQKDMIKMQLEHIASQLEMLASERKQIALDREQRERELSEIKSSIELLNIQREKLQEQRELLHKDREEITKQIQILKELEDSNIESENRALSVVPTNELRVPIKMHTSNTNNNEEEIIEERNMAIKVKASEASPSASTPVFWVRRCAEVVFRRSSDKKAYFVADKDAQNRNLENIGKVREEKKEIQSSLAENVRSIQTVVTSLGRKRLKNSIPCNDADAELEPSRKLQKIGRQKRRIDGQGKNNCAPEGQQPWSSDENPKITNRTGPENVLKMSDDVLLLDSVFNGSLKTQKQLIDKGAFDSEGPSEEITTPAAKPIASNNHFKKQDVGDQDTDDEIDGEDEDEASVKDKLWNFLIT; translated from the exons ATGTCGAGTCCGCGGCCGATGGCCACGCCGGCGATctcctccggcggcggcggaggtggcggcgccgcctcctcgcCGGCGGCGAGCGGCGGCGCGGTGCTCGGGGACGAGGCGATCTGGAGGCGGCTCAGGGAGGCGGGGCTCGACGAGGAGACGGTGAAGAGGAGGGATAAGGCCGCGCTGATCGCCTACATCTCCAAACTGGAATCCGAG ATGCATGAGTATCAACACCACCTGGGCCTCCTTATAATGGAGAAGAAGGAGTGGACTTCTAAATATGATCAACTTAAGGCCTCCGCTGAGTCTTCAGAGCTCATGCACAAGCGTGAACGAGCTGCACAGTCAACTGCTTTAGCTGAAGCAAAGAAACGAGAAGAGAGCCTAAAAAATGCATTAGGCATTGAGAAAGAATGTGTATTAAAT ATAGAGAAGGCTTTGCATGATATGCGAGCTGAATTAGCTGAAACAAAGGTCACATATGAAAGCAAGCTGGCTGAAGCCAATCAAATGATGGAGGATGCACAAAGGAAATCTGAGGAGGCGGAAACAAAACTAATTGCAGCGAGATCTTTGGAAACAGATTCTATTCGAACTCGTGATTCTGCTTTAAGAAGTTTGCAGGATGTTGAAGCTCGTGAAGATGAACTTAGAAGGCGTCTCGTTTCTTTCCAATTCGA ACGGGAGGCCAAGGAAAATGAGATCAGCCTTCAAAGGAAATCTCTGAATGATAGTCAAAAGATTTTgcatgaagaggaagaaagattAATTGAAAAACAATCTCTTCTAAATCAGAGGGAGCAATATATTTTAGAAAGATTGGAAAATTTAAGCcaatttgagaaaaaattgGAGGAGGAAAAGTCTATATTTGAAGGCGAACGGAAAGCTCTAACTGACGAGAGAAGTAAATTGGATCTTAATATTGCTGCGCTGGCAATTAGGGAGGAA GCTATTATTCAGAAGGAATCGCTGCTTGACAAAAGAGAACGCGAGTTGCTCATTTTGCAGGAAACAATTGCAAGCAAAGGACAa GTGGAGGTTCAAAGACTTATTGATGAGCAGCACTCTATTATGGAAAAGAGAATGCGGGAATTCGAATCTGAAATGGAAAAGAAGCGATCGATGTGGGAGGATGAGATGGGGGCAAAAAAGTTGTCtttggatgagagagagaatgttCTAACTGAAAGAGCAAATTCTATtcaggagagagaaaaagctgTTGAAATTCAGCTTACTGAGTTGGCAGCGAAGCAACAGGAGGTAGCCAATAAACTAAACCAAataaaggaggaggaagaaaattTACTCTCTTCCAAAAGAGCAGCAGAAGTTGAGctgaaaaatatgcaaaaagaaAGGGAGGATATTGTGAAGTTCAAGGCAGACTCTGAGAAGACAAAAAATTCCCTCGAGGGTGAAAAGCAAGAAGTGCTTCATGCAAAAGAGAAGCTGGAACTCACTTTAGCTGAGAGAAATGAGTTGCTTGTTCTGAAAACAAAGCTTAAAGAAGAAATCGATAGTTTTAGAGCACAAAAGATTGAGCTGTTAGCAGAAGCTGATAAATTGCAAGCAGAAAAGGAGAGGTTTGAGATTGAATGGGAGCTAATTGATGAGAAGAAGGAAGAGCTTCAGAAAGAAGCAGAAAGAATTGCTGAAGAAAAAACCGCAATCTCTCAGTTTCTCAAGAACGAACATGATAGCATTAAACAAGAGAAGGAGAATTTGCGTAATCAATTCAAAAATGATTTGGAATCATTGTCTCGTGAGCGTGAAGAATTTATGACTAATATGCAGCATGAACAAGCAAATTGGTTGAGTAAGATTCAGCAAGAAAGAGAAGAATTTAAAAGGGATATTGAAATTCAGAGAAAAGAACTACAGAATTCTATTAATCAAAGGGAGGCGGAAATTGAGACTTCTTTAAGAGATAAAGAGGAAGAATTTGAGCAGAAGAAAGCTAAAGAACTTCAGTATGTAACTTCTCAAAAGGATATGATTAAAATGCAGCTAGAACATATAGCGTCACAGTTGGAGATGCTCGCTAGTGAGAGAAAGCAGATTGCTCTTGATCGcgaacagagggagagagaattaTCTGAAATCAAAAGCTCCATTGAATTGCTCAATATTCAAAGGGAAAAGCTGCAGGAGCAAAGGGAGTTGTTGCACAAAGATCGGGAGGAAATTACtaaacaaattcaaattcttaAAGAATTGGAAGATTCGAACATCGAATCTGAAAATAGGGCATTATCAGTGGTGCCCACTAACGAGTTAAGGGTGCCAATCAAAATGCACACAAGTAATACCAATAATAATGAAGAAGAGATTATTGAAGAAAGAAATATGGCTATTAAGGTCAAGGCTTCTGAAGCTTCACCATCAGCATCAACTCCTGTTTTCTGGGTCAGGAGATGTGCCGAGGTGGTATTCCGGCGGTCTTCGGACAAAAAAGCTTATTTTGTTGCCGATAAAGATGCCCAAAACAGAAATTTGGAAAACATTGGAAAAGTGagggaggaaaagaaggaaattcAATCATCTTTAGCTGAAAATGTTAGAAGTATACAAACAGTGGTAACTTCGTTGGGAAGAAAAAGACTGAAAAATTCTATCCCTTGTAATGATGCAGACGCTGAGTTGGAGCCAAGCAGGAAGCTCCAGAAAATAGGGagacaaaaaagaagaatagatgGGCAAGGAAAAAACAACTG TGCTCCTGAGGGTCAGCAACCATGGTCGAGTGATGAAAACCCTAAAATTACAAATCGAACAGGGCCAGAGAATGTACTGAAAATGTCAGATGACGTGCTGTTGTTGGATTCGGTTTTCAATGGATCACTAAAAACCCAAAAGCAGTTAATAGACAAAGGTGCATTTGACAGTGAAGGACCATCAGAGGAGATTACTACG CCTGCAGCTAAGCCAATTGCCAGCAATAATCACTTTAAAAAGCAAGATGTGGGCGATCAAGATACGGATGATGAAATCGACGGTGAGGATGAAGATGAGGCCTCCGTGAAAGACAAGCTATGGAATTTCCTCATCACATGA
- the LOC109709638 gene encoding E3 ubiquitin-protein ligase RBBP6 isoform X1: METLRLDLKKESEVIREDDEFYEGIEAPKFVDLTAPNHSRPDDGSWFCARIGCDQNHEQVDPDALYKSFLLRVMAARSPNVRLQKTLSRRDPRSIPKCPQSAPAKSAKSRIIRLSTVTSIPEKMLRSKLKDHPISKLNSTPSANRLNAREKDLTSEKCLTTPRNRNCLTKKEPFLSAKHHHKALFSNIKEEKIESMTPSDGRNQVSEVCNKMRKLNISSLRKDVPSRYLCISSTSKATSGKGEESAIKSAKKGNESAMNLKKKKKRMSCSLKSDRITGRKCNINEPNEAEVDDKSGGSSSISKGDAEASSLEESTSVEREKEDIEKDSDDNKENLSENDKTGDAREETLEKINQKGQKLQSENCGSIPQKTLNASYKTSKGCLKDGGKCKRTTNPRPFRLRTDERSILKETNSDRRRLQIGPLEKEGHGDGVRQNENSSHKQGNQNDVDQKDASVHGNKSKTDRTRTGRIVQSKLFINTKCEKLESHKEKVMKKSKKEIAKVGSPKKTIKTTSSTSAKKGPFCKSEKEKGNSANRAKISKGVRSTTVPKEPKFQQIHFPKGCTKRPQIVMNVN; encoded by the exons ATGGAGACTTTgcggttggatttgaagaaagAATCAGAGGTCATAAGAGAAGACGACGAGTTCTACGAGGGGATCGAGGCCCCGAAGttcgtagatctaacggctccCAATCACTCTCGGCCCGACGATGGCTCCTGGTTCTGCGCTCGAATCG GTTGCGATCAAAATCACGAACAAGTCGATCCCGATGCTCTGTACAAAAGTTTCCTGCTTCGG GTTATGGCGGCAAGAAGCCCCAATGTTCGGCTTCAGAAGACGCTATCTCGACGAGATCCAAG GTCAATACCAAAATGTCCTCAATCCGCACCTGCGAAGTCGGCGAAGAGTAGGATAATTAGACTAAGCACTGTAACTTCAATACCGGAGAAGATGCTTAGATCCAAGCTTAAAGATCACCCGATTTCGAAATTGAACTCGACCCCCTCCGCCAACCGATTAAATGCGAGAGAAAAAGATCTTACAAGCGAAAAGTGCTTGACGACACCGAGGAACAGGAACTGCTTAACCAAGAAAGAGCCGTTTCTAAGCGCAAAACATCATCACAAAGcactattttcaaatataaaagaggaaaaaattgaaagtatGACTCCTTCTGATGGCCGAAATCAAGTTTCTGAGGTTTGTAATAAGATGAGGAAGCTCAATATTAGTAGTTTAAGAAAGGATGTGCCTAGTAGATACCTTTGCATTTCCTCTACTTCGAAGGCTACTTCGGGAAAAGGTGAAGAGTCTGCGATCAAGAGCGCAAAGAAAGGTAACGAGTCTGCGATgaatttgaagaagaagaagaagagaatgagTTGTTCGCTGAAATCTGATCGAATTACGGGTCGAAAGTGTAACATTAATGAACCTAACGAGGCTGAGGTCGATGACAAGTCGGGCGGTAGTTCAAGTATTTCAAAGGGCGATGCGGAGGCTTCCTCTTTGGAAGAATCAACTTCAGTTGAAAGGGAGAAGGAAGACATCGAAAAGGATTCCGACGATAACAAGGAAAACCTTTCGGAAAATGATAAAACTGG CGATGCTAGAGAAGAAACTTTGGAGAAGATAAACCAAAAAGGCCAGAAATTGCAGTCGGAGAATTGCGGGAGTATTCCTCAAAAG ACACTTAATGCATCATATAAAACCTCTAAAGGATGTCTAAAGGATGGAGGGAAGTGCAAGAGAACGACAAACCCGAGGCCGTTCCGACTCAGAACTGAT GAAAGAAGTATCCTTAAAGAAACGAATTCCGACAGACGACGGCTCCAGATTGGACCTCTGGAGAAAGAAGGCCATGGAGACGGAGTGCGG CAAAATGAGAACTCTTCCCACAAGCAGGGCAACCAAAATGATGTGGACCAAAAAGATGCAAGTGTTCACGGC AACAAAAGCAAAACTGATCGAACTAGGACAGGAAGAATTGTACAATCCAAATTGTTCATCAACACAAAGTGCGAGAAG TTGGAAAGTCACAAGGAGAAGGTAATGAAGAAATCAAAGAAGGAGATTGCAAAAGTGGGATCACCTAAGAAAACTATAAAGACTACAAG TTCTACATCAGCAAAGAAAGGGCCATTCTGCAAATCggaaaaagagaagggaaaTTCCGCCAATAGAGCGAAAATTTCGAAAGGAGTAAGATCTACGACGGTACCGAAAGAGCCGAAATTTCAACAAATACACTTCCCCAAGGGTTGCACAAAGAGGCCACAGATAGTGATGAATGTGAACTAA